A window of Roseateles sp. XES5 genomic DNA:
AGGTCGCGGACGGAGAGGATGGTTTCGGGAGTGCTCACCGGAAGGTCTTCCTCGGATCGAAGGCGTCGCGCGTCGCTTCGCCGACGAAGATCAGCAGCGACAGCATGACGGACATGACGATGAAGGCGGTGAGGCCGAGCCACGGCGCCTGGAGGTTCTCCTTGCCCTGCGCGATCAGTTCACCGAGCGAGGGCGAGCCCGGCGGCATGCCGAAGCCCAGGAAGTCGAGCGAGGTGAGCGTGGTGATCGAGCCCGACAGGATGAAGGGCAGGAAGGTCAGGGTCGCGACCATCGCGTTCGGCAGCAGGTGCCGCGCCATGATCGTCGCATTGCCGACGCCGAGCGCGCGAGCCGCCCGGACATATTCGAAATTGCGGGCGCGCAGGAACTCGGCGCGCACCACGCCGACGAAACCGACCCAGGAGAAGAGCAGCATGATGCCCAGCAGAATCCAGAAGCCGGGCGGCAGGATCGCGGCGATGATGAGCAGGATGTAGAGCACCGGCATCGAAGACCAGATCTCGATGAAGCGCTGCATCAGGAGGTCGGTCCAGCCGCCGAAATAGCCCTGCACCGCGCCGGCCGTCACGCCCACCACCGCCGAGCAGATCGTCAGCGCGAGGCCGAAGAGCACCGAGATGCGGAAGCCGTAGATGGCGCGGGCGAACACGTCGCGCGCCTGGTCGTCGGTGCCGAGCCAGTTGAGATTGCTGAGATTGCAGTTCACGTCCGCGGCACCGTTCGGATAGCCGGCGCAGCGCTCCTCCTTCGACATCAGCCAGAAGGGCGCGGTGGGCGCGGAATGCGGAATGTTGGAATTGGTGGTGCTGTAGGAATAGCGGATCGGCGGCCAGATCATCCAGCCGTTCGCATCGATCTCCTCGGTGATGAAGTCGGAGCGGTAGTCCGTCTCGGCGAGGAAGCCGCCGAACTTCTCCTCGGGATAATCGACGACGACGGGGAAGAGCAGCTCGCCCTTGTAGGAGGCGAGGATCGGGCGGTCGTTGGCAATGAACTCGGCGAAGAGGCTGAGCACGAAGATGACGAGGAAAATCCAGAGCGACCAGTAGCCGCGCCGGTTCGCCCGGAAATTCTCCCAGCGCCGCTTGTTGGTCGGCGAGAGCAGGCCCTTCCTCGGCGGGGAGACGGGAGCCGTGTCGGTGACAGCGCTCATCACACGTCCCTCCGCTCGAAATCGATGCGCGGATCGACCCAGGTGTAGATGAGGTCGGAGATGAGGGAGACCACGAGGCCCATCAGCGAGAAGATGAAGAGCGTGGCGAAGACGATGGGATAGTCGCGCCGGACGATGGAATCGTAGCCGAGGCGACCGAGGCCATCGAGCGAGAAGATGTATTCGATCAGCAGCGAGCCGGTGAAGAAGGCCGAGATGAAGGCGCCGGGGAAGCCGGCGATGATGATCAGCATGGCATTGCGGAAGACGTGGCCGTAGAGCACCTGGTTCTCGCTGAGGCCCTTGGCGCGGGCCGTCGTGACATATTGCTTCTTGATCTCGTCGATGAAGGAGTTCTTCGTCAGCAGTGTCGTCGTGGCGAAGGCGGACAGCAGCAGCGTGATCAGCGGCAGCGTCATGTGCCACATGTAGTCGAGCGGCTTTTGCCACCAGGCGAGGCTGTCGAAATTGTCCGAGACGATGCCGCGCAGCGGGAACCAGTCGAGGAAGGATCCGCCGGCGAAAAGAACGATCAGCAGGATGCCGAAGAGGAAGCTCGGCACGGCATAGCCGATGATGATGATGCCGGAGGTCCAGACGTCGAAGGCCGAGCCGTCCTTCACCGCCTTCTTGATGCCGAGCGGAATGGAGATGGCATAGGAGAAGATGAGGATCCAGACGCCGAGCGAGATGGAAACCGGCATCTTCTGGGCGATGAGATCGACCACGGAAATGTTGCGGAAGAAGCTCTCGCCGAAATCGAAGCGGATGTAATCCCACATCATCGTGAAGAAGCGCTCGAGCGGCGGCTTGTCGAAGCCGAACTGCTTTTCCAGCTTGGCGATGAATTCGGGATCGAGGCCGCGCGCCCCGCGATAGGCGCTGTCCTGGCTGACCTCCTGCATCATGTCGCTGCCGCCGGACAGGCGATCGCCGCCGCCCTGGTTCGTCAGGTCGGCGATGACCTGCTCGACCGGGCCGCCCGGCGCGAACTGCACGATCGCGAACGAGATCGCCATGATGCCGAAGATCGTCGGGATCATCAGCAAAATACGGCGCAGGATATAGGCGCCCATCAGCGTTCACCCGCCTTGATAGCATGCGTGGATGTCCAGCCGGTCAAGCCCAACCCTTCCGTTCTGCCGCCGCCTGCCGCGCCGGTGATTCGTTCCCGCTATATGGAGCCGAGGACGCCGGGCGGCGCAAGCCCCGGCTCATTTCGCAGCGTTTTTGGACCACCAGACATCCGGGAAACCGAGGCCGTAATAGGGCAATTCCTGCGGCCGGGCGAGGCTGTTCCAGTAGGCGATGCGCTGGGCCCGGGAATAGAAGAGCGGGATCACATACTGGTGGGCGAGCAGCACGCGGTCGAGCGCATGGGTGGTCGCGACCAGTTCCTCGCGGTTCGGTGCGAAGATGACCCTGCGGATCAGTTCGTCGATCGCGGGGTCGGCGATGCCGGCATAGTTCTTGGAGCCGGGCTGGTTGACGGAAGCCGAGCCCCAATAGTCGATCTGCTCGTTGCCGGGCACGAGCGACTGCGCCCAGATGCCGTATATCATGTCGTAGTCGAAGCTGCGGACGCGATTGGTGTATTGCGAGGCGTCGACCGTGCGGATGCGCGCGTCGATGCCGATCTTCTTGGCGCTGTTGATGAAGGGCGTGACCGTGCGCTCGAAGGACGGATTGGACAGGAGCAGCTCGAAACCGAAGGGTTCGCCCGTCTTGGCATTGACGAGCTTGTTGCCCTTCAGAACATAGCCCGCTTCCTTGAAGAGGCCGAGCGCCTTGCGCAGGTTCTCGCGCACCTTCTGCGGCTCGCCGCCCACCGGGTTGGTATAGGTGGTGGTGAAGACGGAAGGCGGAACCTTGTCCTTCAGCTCCTCCAGGATTTCCTTCTCGCGGCCCTCCGGCAGACCGGACGAAGCAAGCTCCGTGCCCCAGAAATAGCTATCGACGCGCGTATAGGCGTTATAGGCAAGGTTGCGGTTGAGGTCCTCGAAATCGAAGGTGTAGTTCAGCGCCTCGCGGACCTTCTGGTCCTTGAACTTGTCCCGGCGCAGGTTCGGCACGAAGGCCTGCATGATGCCGGCGGCGCGCAGCGGGTTCTCGATCTCCTCGCGCACCACCCGGCCATCCTTCATGGCCGGGAAGTCATAGGCCGTCGCCCAGTGGCTGGCGCTGTTGTCCTGGAAGAAATGCACATTGCCGGCGCGGAAGTCCTCGAACTCCACATTCTTGTCGCCGTAATAGCTGTAGGTGATCGCGCCGAAATTGTACTGGCCGACATTCACGTTGAGGTCCTTGCCCCAATAGTCGTCGCGCCGCTCGAAGCGCACCGAGCCGCCGGCCTGGAAGGACGCGATCTTGTACGGGCCGGAGCCCATGACCGGCTCCAGCGTGGTGCGGGCGATATCCCGCGTGTTGCCCTTGGCGTCCGTGCCCTCCCACCAGTGCTTGGGCAGGATCGGGAACTGGCCGAGGATGTTGGGCAGTTCGCGGTTGTTCTTCTCGTCGAAGCGGAAGGTCACGTCGCGCTCGCCGGTCTTTTCCGCCGAGACGACATGCTTGTAATAATTGGCATAGAGCGGATTGTGCTCTTTGGCCTTGTCGAAGGAGAAGACCACGTCTTCCGGCGTCACGGGCTGGCCATCCGCCCACTTGGCTTCCGCGCGCAGGCGGAAGGTCGTGGTGGAGATGTCGTCCGGGTAGGAAACCCCCTCGGCGAGCAGGCCATAGGATGCGGTGATCTCGTCCTCGGCGTTCTTCAGCAGCGTATCGTAGACGAGCGAGGAGACGCCGGTCGCCACTTCCCCCTTGGCAAGAATGGGGTTGAACGTGTCGTAGGTGCCGGTATTGGACAGTTTCAGCTCGCCCCCCTTGGGGGCA
This region includes:
- a CDS encoding ABC transporter permease; the encoded protein is MSAVTDTAPVSPPRKGLLSPTNKRRWENFRANRRGYWSLWIFLVIFVLSLFAEFIANDRPILASYKGELLFPVVVDYPEEKFGGFLAETDYRSDFITEEIDANGWMIWPPIRYSYSTTNSNIPHSAPTAPFWLMSKEERCAGYPNGAADVNCNLSNLNWLGTDDQARDVFARAIYGFRISVLFGLALTICSAVVGVTAGAVQGYFGGWTDLLMQRFIEIWSSMPVLYILLIIAAILPPGFWILLGIMLLFSWVGFVGVVRAEFLRARNFEYVRAARALGVGNATIMARHLLPNAMVATLTFLPFILSGSITTLTSLDFLGFGMPPGSPSLGELIAQGKENLQAPWLGLTAFIVMSVMLSLLIFVGEATRDAFDPRKTFR
- a CDS encoding microcin C ABC transporter permease YejB → MGAYILRRILLMIPTIFGIMAISFAIVQFAPGGPVEQVIADLTNQGGGDRLSGGSDMMQEVSQDSAYRGARGLDPEFIAKLEKQFGFDKPPLERFFTMMWDYIRFDFGESFFRNISVVDLIAQKMPVSISLGVWILIFSYAISIPLGIKKAVKDGSAFDVWTSGIIIIGYAVPSFLFGILLIVLFAGGSFLDWFPLRGIVSDNFDSLAWWQKPLDYMWHMTLPLITLLLSAFATTTLLTKNSFIDEIKKQYVTTARAKGLSENQVLYGHVFRNAMLIIIAGFPGAFISAFFTGSLLIEYIFSLDGLGRLGYDSIVRRDYPIVFATLFIFSLMGLVVSLISDLIYTWVDPRIDFERRDV
- a CDS encoding extracellular solute-binding protein, which encodes MGMQTAFGRYGFTAVLALSLAVAGSARAEDAANQTWRIGISTIGDLKHPDGFDRFGYVNPDAPKGGELKLSNTGTYDTFNPILAKGEVATGVSSLVYDTLLKNAEDEITASYGLLAEGVSYPDDISTTTFRLRAEAKWADGQPVTPEDVVFSFDKAKEHNPLYANYYKHVVSAEKTGERDVTFRFDEKNNRELPNILGQFPILPKHWWEGTDAKGNTRDIARTTLEPVMGSGPYKIASFQAGGSVRFERRDDYWGKDLNVNVGQYNFGAITYSYYGDKNVEFEDFRAGNVHFFQDNSASHWATAYDFPAMKDGRVVREEIENPLRAAGIMQAFVPNLRRDKFKDQKVREALNYTFDFEDLNRNLAYNAYTRVDSYFWGTELASSGLPEGREKEILEELKDKVPPSVFTTTYTNPVGGEPQKVRENLRKALGLFKEAGYVLKGNKLVNAKTGEPFGFELLLSNPSFERTVTPFINSAKKIGIDARIRTVDASQYTNRVRSFDYDMIYGIWAQSLVPGNEQIDYWGSASVNQPGSKNYAGIADPAIDELIRRVIFAPNREELVATTHALDRVLLAHQYVIPLFYSRAQRIAYWNSLARPQELPYYGLGFPDVWWSKNAAK